One genomic segment of Natronospira proteinivora includes these proteins:
- a CDS encoding NAD(P)/FAD-dependent oxidoreductase, whose translation MRLEHVDNLIIGQGLAGSLLAWELIRRKRRVLVVDPPPGPADPGASRVAGGIVSPLTGRRFTKPAELESLIGSAVDLYGEIEEAFRLIVYQECPIWRLLGDDLEWAKLNKRREDPAYEPYIGEVQAAGAMGHGLADPKGSVCLHGARLDLARLLDRLRQFFQDTARLMEEPLDHNALELREGMVHYRHIRARQVTFCEGFRVLGNPWFHWAPVRPSKGEILTIGIRRELPEGIINAGKWLIPLGEGRYRLGATYERDNRDPGPTEAGRRTLLEAFSRLFLDPPEVTVLDHQAGVRPGKTDHYPVLGRHPDHPQLAIFNGLGSRGSLLAPHYARLLADHLEKGTPLPQAADARYWHDKGNAVNS comes from the coding sequence ATGCGACTGGAACATGTGGACAACCTGATCATCGGACAGGGACTGGCCGGCAGCCTGCTGGCCTGGGAGCTGATCCGACGCAAACGCCGGGTCCTGGTGGTGGATCCGCCCCCGGGCCCCGCGGACCCAGGCGCCTCCCGCGTGGCCGGTGGCATTGTCAGCCCGTTGACCGGTCGCCGCTTCACCAAGCCGGCGGAACTGGAATCCCTGATTGGCAGCGCAGTGGACCTCTACGGAGAGATCGAAGAGGCCTTCCGTCTTATCGTCTATCAGGAGTGCCCCATCTGGCGCTTGCTGGGAGACGATCTGGAATGGGCCAAACTGAACAAGCGCCGCGAGGACCCGGCCTATGAACCTTATATTGGGGAGGTACAGGCAGCTGGCGCCATGGGACATGGCCTGGCCGACCCCAAGGGCAGCGTCTGTTTGCACGGGGCTCGCCTGGATTTGGCCCGGCTGCTGGACCGCCTGCGCCAGTTCTTTCAGGATACCGCCAGATTGATGGAAGAACCGCTGGACCACAACGCCCTGGAACTGCGGGAAGGGATGGTCCATTACCGCCATATTCGGGCTCGCCAGGTGACCTTTTGCGAGGGCTTTCGGGTACTTGGTAACCCCTGGTTTCACTGGGCCCCAGTCCGCCCTTCCAAAGGCGAGATCCTGACCATCGGCATTCGGCGGGAACTGCCCGAAGGTATTATCAATGCTGGCAAATGGCTGATCCCCCTGGGGGAAGGTCGCTACCGCCTGGGCGCGACCTATGAGCGGGACAATCGGGACCCGGGCCCCACCGAAGCCGGCCGCCGGACATTGCTGGAGGCCTTCTCCCGCCTCTTTCTGGATCCGCCGGAAGTCACCGTGCTGGATCATCAAGCCGGGGTTCGACCGGGAAAGACCGATCACTATCCGGTACTGGGCCGGCACCCGGATCATCCCCAACTGGCTATTTTCAACGGCCTGGGTTCCCGGGGCAGCCTACTGGCGCCCCACTACGCCCGCCTGCTGGCGGACCACCTGGAGAAGGGCACGCCCCTGCCCCAGGCAGCGGACGCCCGCTACTGGCATGATAAAGGCAATGCGGTGAACAGCTGA
- a CDS encoding dipeptidase, translating into MRRIHWCVLSLLLLIAAPVLALQPEEGEPPQEAETVENETEETEELTDRERAIRILESVPLIDGHNDVPWQYRQRVDNRLAEIDLAEDTTELDPPMHTDLNRLREGRVGGQFWSVYVSPSLEGAEATKAQLEQIDIARRLIASHADLSYVTTADELEEAFEEGHIASLLGMEGGHVLDNSLATLRTFYALGARYMTLTHWQNTDWADAATDDPEHGGLTGFGQAVIEEMNRIGMLVDLSHVAPSTMHDVLDVTETPVIFSHSSAMGVTPHPRNVPDDVLDRLPENGGIVMVTFVPSFVSEAVRQHGANRAAEQARLESLHIGDPEAVEAGMEAWDEDNPTPGATLSDVADHIDYIRDRIGVEYIGIGGDYDGITTVPEGLEDVSTYPDLFAELIRRGYEREELEKIAGQNLLRVFRANEAYKESEQGTTRPLDVRIDDFE; encoded by the coding sequence ATGCGCCGTATTCATTGGTGTGTACTGAGCTTGCTGCTGCTGATTGCGGCCCCGGTCCTGGCATTGCAGCCGGAAGAAGGCGAGCCGCCGCAGGAAGCGGAGACCGTTGAGAACGAGACGGAAGAAACCGAAGAACTGACTGATCGGGAGCGCGCCATTCGCATTCTCGAATCGGTGCCCCTGATTGATGGCCATAATGATGTGCCCTGGCAGTACCGCCAGCGGGTGGACAATCGCTTGGCGGAGATCGATTTGGCCGAGGATACCACCGAGCTTGATCCTCCCATGCATACCGATCTGAACCGCTTGCGGGAAGGTCGCGTGGGCGGGCAGTTCTGGTCGGTCTATGTGTCGCCCAGTCTCGAGGGGGCGGAGGCCACCAAGGCGCAGTTGGAGCAAATCGATATTGCCCGGCGTCTGATCGCCAGCCACGCCGATCTGTCCTATGTCACCACGGCCGATGAGCTGGAAGAGGCGTTTGAAGAGGGACATATCGCCTCCCTGCTGGGCATGGAGGGCGGCCATGTGCTGGATAACAGCCTGGCGACCCTGCGGACCTTTTACGCCTTGGGTGCTCGTTACATGACCCTGACCCACTGGCAGAATACGGATTGGGCGGATGCGGCCACGGATGATCCCGAGCACGGGGGCCTCACCGGTTTTGGCCAAGCGGTCATTGAAGAGATGAATCGGATCGGCATGCTGGTGGATCTGTCCCATGTGGCACCGTCCACCATGCATGATGTGCTGGACGTTACCGAAACTCCGGTGATCTTCTCTCATTCCTCGGCCATGGGTGTTACTCCCCATCCCCGCAATGTGCCGGATGATGTCCTGGACCGGCTGCCGGAGAATGGTGGCATCGTGATGGTGACCTTCGTGCCTTCCTTCGTCAGTGAAGCCGTTCGCCAGCACGGGGCCAACCGTGCGGCGGAGCAGGCCCGGCTGGAGTCCCTGCATATTGGCGACCCCGAGGCGGTGGAGGCCGGCATGGAGGCTTGGGATGAAGACAACCCCACGCCCGGGGCCACCCTGAGCGATGTAGCGGACCATATCGATTACATCCGTGACCGCATCGGGGTGGAGTACATCGGCATCGGCGGTGACTATGACGGCATTACCACCGTGCCGGAAGGCCTGGAAGATGTGTCGACGTATCCGGATCTGTTTGCCGAGCTGATTCGGCGAGGCTATGAGCGGGAAGAACTGGAAAAGATTGCAGGCCAAAACCTCTTGCGGGTGTTCCGGGCCAATGAGGCCTACAAGGAATCCGAGCAGGGCACAACTCGTCCCCTGGATGTCCGTATCGACGATTTCGAATAA
- a CDS encoding LEA type 2 family protein codes for MNSIRFAMLPLLALMVLLTACAHMERVVKAPEVVLKEIRLDALSLQRQRFSVDLLVSNPNDFRMNIRELSYHLTLEGVDLTRGVFDQGLDLAAGASDQVTVAIETDLLQTGQGLLSWFRDPGDTMAYRVEGVVRPARVWMGEIPYRHSGEVDFRTAH; via the coding sequence ATGAATAGCATTCGCTTTGCCATGCTGCCCTTGCTGGCCCTGATGGTATTGCTCACCGCCTGTGCCCATATGGAGCGGGTGGTCAAGGCGCCTGAGGTGGTGCTCAAGGAAATCCGTCTGGATGCCTTGTCCCTGCAACGGCAACGCTTTTCCGTGGACTTGCTTGTGAGTAACCCCAATGACTTTCGAATGAATATTCGGGAGCTGAGCTATCATCTGACATTGGAGGGCGTGGATCTCACCCGTGGGGTGTTTGACCAGGGACTGGATCTGGCCGCGGGGGCCTCGGATCAGGTGACGGTGGCTATCGAGACGGATCTGTTGCAAACCGGCCAGGGTCTGTTGAGCTGGTTTCGTGATCCCGGCGACACCATGGCCTACCGGGTGGAGGGCGTGGTTCGTCCCGCCCGGGTCTGGATGGGGGAAATCCCCTATCGTCACAGTGGCGAGGTGGACTTTCGAACGGCGCACTGA
- a CDS encoding class I SAM-dependent methyltransferase: MKPPLTQLAHDHLEPLLRPGDYAVDATVGNGHDTLFLAGQVGESGHVLGLDIQEAAIRVAGGRLRQAGLDNRVSLIQTGHERLTDILPTEMQGRLKVVMFNLGYLPGGDQQLITRADTTLEALSAALSQLAEDGLISLMVYRGHPGGQEEYQAILDWLKAEECRWSLPPVGERPDHAPILMHIHP; this comes from the coding sequence ATGAAGCCACCCCTGACCCAACTGGCCCATGACCACCTTGAACCCCTGCTCCGCCCGGGGGATTACGCGGTGGATGCCACGGTTGGCAACGGCCACGACACACTGTTTCTGGCTGGGCAGGTGGGCGAGTCCGGTCATGTGCTGGGGCTGGACATCCAGGAAGCCGCCATCCGGGTGGCGGGCGGACGACTCCGCCAGGCCGGACTGGATAATCGGGTCAGTCTGATTCAGACAGGCCATGAACGACTGACGGATATCCTGCCCACTGAAATGCAGGGCCGCCTCAAGGTGGTGATGTTCAATCTGGGCTACTTGCCCGGCGGCGACCAGCAGCTGATCACCCGGGCGGACACCACCCTGGAAGCCTTGTCAGCGGCCCTGTCCCAATTGGCCGAAGACGGACTGATCAGCCTGATGGTCTACCGAGGTCACCCGGGCGGACAGGAAGAGTACCAGGCCATTCTCGACTGGCTGAAGGCCGAGGAATGCCGCTGGTCACTACCACCAGTGGGCGAACGCCCCGACCACGCCCCGATCCTCATGCATATCCATCCCTGA
- a CDS encoding SDR family NAD(P)-dependent oxidoreductase, translating to MSDHHHEKGLEHHWKAALSGADGEDEAVDTGRRRFLGSSVAGLAGVGLGGAGLAGLAGTSRAGEGQSGKRYQDKVVLITGATSGIGEATAHAYAQAGARVYFCGRREERGEAVEAAIRDDGGKAWFIQADVREASQVRDLVKQCVDAEGRLDIAFNNAGIEGPRGGLDEIDLSGDGSYQDVMKTNVDGVLFGMRYEIPVMREQGSGVIVNTGSMLSHRGSSFAGAYAASKHAVIGLTRSAASREAGDGVRVISVSPGGVETDLLKRFMGGSLEGAGENSPMGRIAQPSEVADVVLNLTAPEALFLNGDDVKIDGASSA from the coding sequence ATGTCTGATCACCATCATGAGAAGGGCCTGGAACACCATTGGAAAGCAGCGCTGTCCGGCGCGGATGGTGAAGACGAGGCCGTGGACACCGGCCGGCGTCGTTTTCTGGGCAGCAGTGTGGCGGGCCTGGCGGGTGTCGGCCTGGGCGGTGCCGGCCTGGCGGGGCTGGCGGGTACCTCACGAGCCGGTGAGGGTCAGTCCGGGAAACGCTATCAGGATAAGGTGGTCCTGATTACCGGCGCCACCTCCGGGATCGGTGAGGCCACGGCCCATGCTTATGCCCAGGCCGGCGCCCGGGTCTATTTCTGTGGTCGACGCGAGGAACGGGGAGAGGCGGTTGAGGCTGCTATCCGTGATGACGGCGGAAAGGCCTGGTTTATCCAGGCCGATGTGCGTGAGGCGTCCCAGGTCCGGGACCTGGTCAAGCAATGTGTGGACGCCGAAGGTCGCCTGGATATCGCTTTCAATAATGCCGGTATTGAAGGCCCCCGGGGTGGACTGGATGAGATCGATCTGAGCGGCGACGGCAGCTATCAGGATGTGATGAAAACCAATGTGGATGGCGTCCTGTTTGGCATGCGCTACGAGATTCCGGTGATGCGGGAACAGGGTAGCGGGGTCATTGTGAATACCGGTTCCATGTTGTCCCACCGTGGTTCCAGCTTTGCTGGCGCCTATGCTGCCTCCAAGCATGCGGTGATCGGTCTGACCCGTTCTGCGGCTAGCCGGGAGGCCGGCGACGGGGTGCGGGTGATCAGCGTCTCCCCCGGGGGTGTCGAAACGGATCTGCTGAAGCGTTTCATGGGGGGCAGTCTGGAAGGCGCGGGCGAAAACAGCCCCATGGGCCGGATTGCCCAGCCCTCGGAAGTGGCGGATGTGGTACTTAACCTCACCGCGCCCGAAGCTCTGTTCCTCAACGGCGATGACGTGAAAATTGATGGTGCTTCATCGGCCTGA
- a CDS encoding Lon protease family protein produces the protein MPVSKALPVQALYHFCDPEQFRFENTDELRDPEGVVGQHRALDALEFGAGIQSRGFNIFVLGPYGVGKKTVVRKFLEDKAQAAVVPPDWCHVHNFEDANKPRLLRLESGQGTACRRDLDRMIERLKSSVPAAFESEDYQARLQAIKQDFQKRQQESVKEIEDEAEEYDIALIQTASEMSFAPRSKGEVMEPEQFHSLPKADRETIEQQIEHLQERLQTVAGQFPKWRTEMQERVRELNEDTIRTCAAPVLEELTERYPDHAGLAAHARGISDDLVEHQALLARAADEEEGDLLAALDNLFARYKALVLVDNSEQQGAPVVYHDFPTHQHLIGRVEHKVRHGALVTDFSLIRPGALHRANGGYLILDAEKVLTQPFAWESLKRALYAREVRIESLEQMYSSVSTVSLEPEAMPLDIKVLLLGDRNIYYLLAEHDPEFAELFKVQADFEDDLPRGNSNDSAHARLVASIAQREGLLPLSRDAVARVIEHGSRLAEDSERMSAHAGRLADLLRESDYWARKDEQPLITPQAIQVTIDQQTYRARRVEEKMDREVARETVLLDIQGKAVGQVNGLTVMQLGSFAFGRPVRITATTRLGSGQLVDIEREVELGGPIHSKGVLILSGYLGAHYARDCSLSVNASLVFEQAYGEIDGDSASLAELCALLSDLSGVGLQQSLAITGAVNQKGQVQAIGGVNEKVEGFFKVCQLRGLNGKQGVIIPQSNVRDLMLDYRVREAVAAGQFHIYSVATVNQALSLLTGKRAGERRRDGSYPPSTVNGKVEATLVRYAKLKEDDGDE, from the coding sequence ATGCCCGTAAGCAAAGCGTTGCCGGTTCAGGCCCTCTATCACTTTTGCGACCCTGAGCAGTTCCGCTTCGAGAACACCGATGAGCTCAGGGACCCGGAAGGGGTGGTGGGTCAGCATCGGGCACTGGACGCCCTGGAGTTCGGCGCTGGCATCCAGAGTCGGGGATTCAACATCTTCGTACTCGGCCCCTACGGGGTGGGCAAGAAGACCGTGGTTCGAAAATTCCTGGAAGACAAGGCCCAAGCAGCCGTCGTGCCACCGGACTGGTGTCACGTGCACAATTTCGAGGACGCCAACAAGCCTCGTCTCCTGCGTCTGGAATCGGGTCAGGGTACTGCCTGCCGGCGGGACCTGGATCGCATGATTGAACGCCTGAAATCGTCGGTGCCGGCGGCCTTTGAAAGCGAGGATTACCAAGCCCGTTTGCAGGCCATCAAGCAGGACTTCCAGAAACGACAGCAGGAGTCGGTGAAGGAGATCGAGGACGAGGCCGAAGAATACGACATCGCCCTGATCCAGACTGCCTCGGAGATGTCTTTCGCCCCACGCAGCAAGGGGGAAGTGATGGAACCGGAGCAGTTCCACAGCCTGCCCAAAGCGGACCGGGAGACCATCGAGCAGCAGATCGAACATCTTCAGGAGCGGCTGCAGACCGTAGCCGGCCAGTTTCCCAAGTGGCGTACGGAAATGCAGGAACGGGTCCGGGAATTGAATGAAGACACCATCAGGACCTGTGCTGCCCCTGTGCTGGAGGAGCTCACCGAGCGCTATCCGGATCATGCCGGGCTGGCCGCCCATGCCCGGGGCATCAGCGATGACCTGGTGGAGCATCAGGCCCTGCTGGCGCGAGCTGCCGACGAGGAAGAAGGCGATCTGCTGGCCGCCCTGGACAATCTCTTTGCCCGCTACAAGGCCTTGGTGCTGGTGGATAACAGCGAGCAGCAAGGGGCGCCGGTGGTCTACCACGATTTTCCCACCCACCAGCACCTGATCGGGCGGGTGGAACACAAGGTTCGTCACGGTGCTCTGGTGACCGACTTCTCCCTGATTCGCCCGGGGGCCCTGCACCGAGCCAACGGTGGTTATTTGATTCTGGATGCGGAAAAGGTGCTGACCCAGCCCTTCGCCTGGGAGAGCCTCAAGCGGGCCCTGTATGCCCGGGAAGTGCGCATCGAGTCCCTGGAGCAGATGTACTCCTCGGTGAGTACCGTCTCTCTGGAACCGGAGGCCATGCCCCTGGACATCAAGGTCCTGCTGTTGGGGGACCGGAATATCTATTATCTATTGGCAGAACATGACCCGGAGTTTGCCGAACTGTTCAAGGTCCAGGCGGATTTCGAAGATGACCTGCCCCGGGGTAACAGCAATGACTCAGCCCACGCCCGATTGGTGGCATCCATTGCCCAGCGCGAGGGCTTGCTGCCCCTGAGTCGCGATGCGGTGGCCCGGGTGATCGAACATGGTAGTCGCCTGGCCGAGGACAGTGAACGCATGTCCGCCCATGCCGGGCGCCTGGCGGATCTGTTGCGGGAGTCGGATTACTGGGCCCGCAAGGATGAGCAGCCCCTGATTACACCCCAGGCCATTCAGGTCACCATTGATCAGCAAACCTATCGAGCTCGCCGGGTGGAAGAGAAAATGGATCGGGAAGTGGCCCGAGAGACGGTGCTGCTGGATATCCAGGGTAAGGCCGTGGGCCAGGTCAATGGCTTGACGGTCATGCAGCTGGGCAGCTTTGCCTTTGGTCGCCCGGTCCGGATTACCGCCACCACCCGTCTGGGGTCGGGGCAATTGGTGGATATCGAGCGGGAAGTGGAACTAGGCGGCCCCATACACTCCAAGGGGGTCTTGATTCTGAGTGGTTACCTGGGCGCCCATTACGCACGGGATTGCAGTCTCTCGGTCAACGCCAGCCTGGTATTTGAGCAGGCCTATGGAGAAATCGATGGTGATTCGGCCTCCCTGGCAGAGTTGTGTGCGCTTTTATCGGATCTGTCGGGTGTGGGGTTGCAGCAATCGCTGGCTATCACCGGCGCGGTGAACCAGAAGGGACAGGTTCAGGCCATTGGTGGCGTCAATGAAAAGGTGGAAGGTTTTTTCAAGGTTTGCCAGCTCAGGGGATTGAACGGCAAGCAGGGGGTGATTATTCCCCAGTCCAATGTGAGGGATCTGATGCTGGATTATCGGGTTCGGGAGGCGGTGGCCGCCGGCCAGTTCCATATCTACTCGGTGGCTACGGTCAACCAGGCCCTGTCCCTGTTGACCGGAAAACGGGCTGGTGAACGACGTCGGGATGGTAGTTATCCGCCCAGCACCGTCAACGGCAAGGTGGAGGCCACCCTGGTGCGTTACGCCAAGCTGAAAGAGGATGACGGCGATGAATAG
- a CDS encoding efflux RND transporter periplasmic adaptor subunit, whose amino-acid sequence MNWAKFPQAVLLMLALGALAACQEDHAGEQNDEDSETLTTVRVEEPRREQVSANHRATATLQAISDARVLARAEGLVRELRVEEGDMVEEGDILAVLDDRRRRLEVEQHRANLSGLEQDLTRHKRMLEESLVSADAVEQLRYEVEAQRAGLALAEVELTETRIKAPVDGVVSERHIRRGDNVSPGDTVFRVTNTQQLEAEVHVPERLLGRLAVDQLVEIRTDAAPDQIHTGQIARISPIVNADSGTVKTTVRVQDSDGLLRPGAFARVRILYETRDNALMVPRQALTFENGRTSLFVVEDGVAKRRTVTTGQSSDGWVEITEGLSEQLPVITLGHATLRDGAKVRINGQERSEQLADNQHG is encoded by the coding sequence ATGAATTGGGCAAAATTTCCTCAAGCAGTACTCCTCATGCTGGCCCTGGGTGCTCTGGCTGCCTGCCAGGAGGACCATGCCGGTGAACAGAATGACGAAGACAGTGAGACCCTGACCACGGTGCGGGTGGAGGAGCCGCGCCGGGAGCAGGTCAGCGCCAATCACCGGGCCACCGCCACCCTGCAAGCCATTTCCGATGCCCGGGTCCTGGCCCGTGCCGAAGGCCTGGTCCGGGAACTGCGGGTCGAGGAAGGCGACATGGTCGAGGAAGGCGACATCCTGGCCGTGCTGGACGACCGCCGGCGACGCCTGGAAGTGGAACAGCATCGCGCCAATCTCTCGGGCCTGGAGCAGGATTTGACCCGGCACAAGCGGATGCTGGAAGAGTCTTTGGTCAGCGCCGATGCAGTGGAACAACTGCGCTATGAAGTGGAAGCCCAGCGGGCCGGCCTGGCCCTGGCCGAGGTGGAACTGACCGAAACCCGGATCAAGGCACCCGTGGACGGGGTGGTCTCTGAGCGCCATATCCGCCGGGGCGATAACGTCAGCCCCGGCGACACCGTGTTTCGGGTCACCAATACCCAGCAGCTGGAAGCGGAAGTACACGTCCCCGAGCGCCTGCTTGGCCGACTGGCCGTGGATCAGCTGGTGGAAATCCGCACGGACGCGGCGCCGGATCAAATTCACACCGGCCAGATCGCGCGTATCAGCCCGATCGTCAACGCAGACTCGGGCACGGTGAAGACCACCGTGCGTGTCCAAGACAGTGACGGCCTGCTGCGCCCCGGCGCCTTTGCCCGGGTTCGTATTCTCTATGAAACCCGCGACAACGCCCTGATGGTGCCCCGCCAGGCCCTGACCTTCGAAAACGGCCGCACCAGCCTGTTCGTGGTGGAAGACGGCGTGGCCAAACGCCGTACCGTCACCACCGGGCAAAGCTCGGATGGCTGGGTAGAGATCACCGAAGGCCTGTCCGAGCAACTGCCGGTCATCACCCTGGGCCATGCCACCCTGCGGGACGGGGCCAAGGTCCGGATCAATGGTCAGGAACGCAGCGAGCAGCTGGCCGACAACCAGCACGGTTAA